One stretch of Zootoca vivipara chromosome 8, rZooViv1.1, whole genome shotgun sequence DNA includes these proteins:
- the LOC132592594 gene encoding uncharacterized protein K02A2.6-like, with protein MATDSSFLPFKPASGDWEGYAARFNFLLQAKEVTNDAMKRATFFSVCGEETFEIARALLAPSDVATVSYKTIMERLKEHFSPQPSVVACRNAFYAKRQAPGETITGFVTSLRQAARLCNFSELENMLRDRLVGGLRDEMLQRRLYAKKDLTFQIALEEALATEAAERSTQEARPAPPSQPRVYHEDLTDESESDREEVHRVQRRTQAAHTPQQPRREGGNCASCGENHERRTCRFRNAECRQCRKLGHIARVCRARLTRRQASDDRPRSPRSHGTMHQGNSTEITDYQVFQLPHPSTEKIYIEVQIEGAPCRMELDTGSTLSIISARTLRELCPNGGPKLRPAPFTLRDFQKRKVPTMGVGTFRVQYRGRKQQLDLLVVKGPYVSLLGLAWFGPLGLAVTGVNRTSLQVDVDAICKEFPGVFDGALGRYTGPPIALQLDPAVRPIRHKARRVPFALKPRIDEELDRLVEQGVLEPVPNAPWETPIVTPVKPNGSVRICADYKCTINKALTAHAYPVPVVSHVLATLAGSKIFGKLDLAQAYQQLPVDEATAEAQTIVTHRGAFRVKRLQFGVSVAPGIFQNLMDSLLKGIPGVTPFFDDVLIAGPTPEEFEDRLRSVLHRFQTAGLKVKREKCLLGVPQVDFLGFKVDAEGVHPTGDKVRAICEAPAPKSKPELQSFLGLLNFYHAFLPHKAAVAEPLHRLLDKRAPWVWGQRQRAAFQAVKDLLVSNSVLAHFDERLPVVLACDASPYGIGAVLGHQLPDGREVPVAYFSQTLAAAERNYSQIDKEGLAIVKGVKKFHDFLYGRPFTIVTDHKPLLGLFAPEKQTPQVLSPRVLRWSIFLAGYQYALIHRPGKAMGHADALSRLPLPETGPDPAPAQEVMTLELLPDRPIQAQEVAHHSTKDRVISRVLDWVWRGWPSSSPGPEFAGYTNRKHELSAHKGCLLWGSRVVVPQPLRKRVLTALHETHPGVVRMKALARSYVWWPGIDREIEAWVQHCQTCQESRPDPPRAPVQPWESARHPWSRLHVDFAGPFQGKTFFIVVDSYTKWLEVALVPSTSTAAAIRVLRKLFATHGLPDTLVSDNGTAFTSEEFQTFTAQNAIRHIRSAPFHPATNGQAERMVRTTKDSLRRITQGDWGYIPGSE; from the coding sequence atggcaaccgacagcagcttcttgccattcaaaccagcatcaggagactgggaagggtacgccgcccgtttcaacttcctcctgcaagcgaaagaagtcaccaacgatgccatgaagagggcgacattcttcagcgtctgtggagaggagacgtttgaaatcgcccgggctctccttgcacctagtgatgtcgctaccgtctcttacaaaacaataatggaacggctgaaggagcacttttcaccacagccctcggtggtagcttgccgaaatgccttctacgcaaagcggcaagccccgggggaaaccataactgggtttgtgacctccctccgccaagccgcccggttatgcaacttctcagagttggagaacatgcttcgtgaccgcctcgtcggtggcctgagggacgagatgttgcaacgacgcctctacgccaaaaaagacctcacgttccagattgctctggaggaagccctggcaaccgaagccgccgagaggtcaacgcaagaggcacgaccggccccgccatcccaaccgagggtctaccacgaagacctcactgacgaatccgaatctgacagggaggaagtacaccgagtacagcggcgcactcaagcagcacacacaccacagcagcctcgacgagaaggagggaactgtgcaagctgcggggagaaccacgagaggaggacctgtcgtttccgcaacgcagagtgcaggcagtgcagaaaattgggacacatcgcccgggtgtgtcgggctcgactcacccgtcgacaagcatcagatgaccgacccaggagccccaggtcacacggcaccatgcaccaaggcaactcgacggagatcacggactaccaggtattccagttgccccatcccagcacagagaaaatttatatagaggtacagatagagggagccccatgccgcatggagctggacacgggttcaactctatccataatctcggcccgaacattaagggaactgtgccctaatgggggtcccaaactaaggccggccccattcaccctccgggacttccagaaacgtaaggtccctacaatgggggtggggaccttcagggtgcaatatcgagggcgaaagcaacaattggacttgctggtagttaagggcccctacgttagcttactgggactggcatggtttggacctctggggctagccgttaccggggtgaaccgcactagcttacaagtggacgtggacgccatatgcaaagagtttccaggggttttcgatggggcattgggacgatatacaggaccccccattgccctacagctagaccccgctgtacgacccatcaggcacaaggctcgccgggtcccgttcgccctgaaaccccgcatagacgaggaattggaccggctcgtggagcaaggagtgctggagccggtgcccaacgccccctgggaaactccaattgtcacacccgtcaagcctaacggttcggtccgcatctgtgcagactacaaatgcaccataaacaaggctctcacggcccatgcatacccagtgccagtggtcagccatgtcctcgccaccctggctgggtcaaaaatctttggcaaactggacttggcccaagcgtatcaacagttgcctgtggacgaagccacagcagaggctcagacgattgtgacgcacagaggggcattcagagtaaagcggctgcaatttggcgttagcgtggcaccaggcatattccagaatctaatggactccctccttaaagggattcctggcgtcacccccttcttcgatgatgtactgatcgccgggcccacaccagaggaatttgaggaccgcctccgctccgtcctgcaccgtttccagacggcgggcctcaaggtgaagcgggaaaagtgtttactgggagtgccgcaggtggactttctgggatttaaggtggacgcagaaggggtccatccaaccggtgacaaggtacgggccatttgtgaggccccagcgcccaagagcaagcccgaacttcagtcattcttgggactattgaacttttaccatgccttccttccccataaggcagcggtagcggagcccctacacagactcctagataaaagggccccttgggtgtggggccagcgacaaagggccgcattccaggcagtcaaggacttgctcgtctcgaactcggtcttggcacacttcgacgagaggctgccagtggtgctggcatgcgacgcctctccctatggcatcggcgctgtcctgggacaccaactcccggatggaagagaggtgccggtggcatacttctcccagacgcttgctgcagccgaacgaaactactcacagattgacaaggagggtctggcaatcgtgaagggcgtaaaaaaattccatgatttcttgtacgggcggccctttaccatagtgactgaccacaagccgttgcttggcctgtttgcccccgagaagcagaccccccaagtgttgtctccacgtgtcctcaggtggtcaattttccttgccggctaccagtatgcactaatccaccgccctgggaaggcgatgggccacgcagacgcactcagcaggctaccactaccagaaacaggccccgacccagcgcctgcgcaagaggttatgaccctggagctgcttcccgaccgacccattcaggcacaagaagttgcgcaccattccacaaaagatagggtcatctcccgggtcctggactgggtgtggcgaggatggcccagcagcagccccgggccagaattcgctggctacacaaaccgcaaacatgaactgtcggcccacaaggggtgcctgttatggggaagcagggttgttgttccccagcccctccgcaaaagggtcctcacagccctacacgagacacacccaggggtagtgaggatgaaggcccttgccaggagttatgtgtggtggccggggattgacagagagatagaggcctgggtccaacactgccagacctgccaagaatcccgcccggatcccccaagggccccagtccagccctgggagtccgcccgacatccatggtcacgcttacacgtggacttcgctggccccttccagggaaaaacattcttcatagtggtggattcctacaccaaatggctggaggtcgcactggtaccgtccacttctacggcggcagccatccgggtactacgtaagctgtttgcaacccacgggctccctgacaccctcgtctcggacaatggaaccgcattcacgtcagaggagttccagaccttcacagcgcagaacgccatccgccacatccgttcagcaccattccaccctgccaccaatggccaagcggagcgcatggtgcggaccaccaaggacagcctccgccgcataacacaaggggactggg